Genomic DNA from Roseburia intestinalis L1-82:
CAATCTCCTTTAAAATTATTTGTGAAATATTCATTTATTTTATCTTCATCAAGATTTTCGCCTTCAATCAAAAGTTGAGTATCATATCTAAATTCTAACATCCTATTATCCTCCAAATTCACATTTTTCAATTTTACAAACTGAAGTTTATCAGATTGTGTACTTCATAGGGGTAAACCTAATCCCGTCTATTTCTTGCTCGTCTGATTGTGGCTTAAATCCGATATGAAGATAAAATGGCTTACCGTATGGTGACGAATTTAAAGTAATCTCGTGCAACTTTGGAGCATCTTTCAAAATATCTGCTAAAAGATACTGAAAAATTGAAGTAGCTACACCTTGACGATGATATTCTTTCTTTGTGAATGCTAAGTTGATATGCTTCCTGTTTGAATACATACCGATAATTCCAATCATTTTACCCTTGTCAAACGCCGCATATATAGGGCAGATACCTTGTTGACATTTTGAAATAAATTCATCATTTTCAACTATATCTCGCTTGAATGTTTCAATTCCCTCCGGTTTATAGTCCGGTGCTTCAAATTGTAAAAACACTTCTAATGCTAAAGCAAGGGCTTCCATTACTTCATTGCTATGTATTTTTCGTATTTCATACATATCTCCACCTCAAATTCTAATTTGTTTATTTCTCTTATTCTAGCATATTCCCCAATCTTTAACATTATTTTTTTAAAAAATTTGAGGGCATATTGCAAAATGCAATACACCCTCAACACTCACAGCGTTCCCTTTCTATTTTTAAACAACAAGTAAATTCCTCGTTAAGAGGTTGGGTAAATTTCTTTACCCAATACCCTACCCAATCTGTACCCAAAATAGCACGATATTTTGTGAGATTTTACAGTAGTTCATAACACTTGTCAAAATAGGCAGAAACCGCTTAAATACGCTATTTAATTTGCTTTTTACCAGTCTTGCGATTGATAAATTAGTTTCCCATCTGAGCTGCAACTTCTGCTGCAAAGTCTTCCTGTTTCTTCTCAAGACCTTCACCTGTCTCGAAACGAACAAATCTCTTAACTTTTACAGTACATCCAACTGCTTTAGAAACCTCATCAAGGTATTTAGCAACTGTCTGTTTTCCATCCTCAGCTTTTACGTATACCTGATCTACTAAGCATACTTCTTTTAACTCTTTGCTGATACGTCCTTCGATCATACCGTTGATCACTTTCTCCGGTTTCTGGGACTCTTTCGGATCGTTCATGATCTGAGCTAAAAGGATCTCTTTCTCATGTGCGATGTAATCAGCGCTTACTTCGTCTCTGGAAACGTATTTTGGATTTAAAGCTGCGATCTGCATTGCGATATTAACCATAGCTTCTTTTACAGCGTCATTGACAACATCTGTATCAGCATCTACGATAACACCAATTCTTCCGCCGCCATGTACATAAGAAACGACGCAGCCATGCTCTGCAACAACTTTTTCAAATCTACGGATCTTTAAGTTCTCTCCAATTACAGCTACTTTCTCTACTAATGCATCATTAACAGTCTTAGAAGCATCCTCGTTCCATGCCTCAGCCATAAATGCATCCATATCTTTTGCATCAGAGTTTACAGCCTGTGCTGCTACTGCTTTTACGAAGCTCTGGAATGTCTCATTCTTAGCAACGAAGTCAGTCTCAGAGTTAACCTCTACAACTGCTGCTGTCGTATCATCTTTTACAACAACGGTGCAAAGACCTTCTGCTGCGATTCTGCTTGCTTTCTTCTCAGCTTTAGCCTGTCCGTTCTTTCTTAAGAACTCAACAGCCTCGTCCATGTTTCCATTGGTCTCGTTTAATGCTTTTTTACAATCCATCATACCTGCGCCGGTCATCTCACGCAGTTCTTTTACCATAGCTGCTGTAATAGCCATTTTTCAATCCTCCAAAATTATATTTTATGATATAAAAGGGACGTTAACCTGCGTCCCTTTTGTTTTGTCACAAATGACAAATCTTATGCTTCCTCTACTGCCTCATCAGCTGCTGCAGACTCTGCTTCTTCTGCAGTCATCTCTGCACCCTGATTTGCCTCAATAACAGCATCTGCCATCTTAGATACGATTAATTTAACGGCTCTGATAGCATCATCATTACCTGGGATCACATAATCTAACTCTTCCGGATCACAGTTTGTATCAGCGATACCGATTAATTTGATTCCTAAAGTATGAGCTTCCTGGATACAGATTCTTTCTTTCTTAGGATCTACTACGAAGATTGCATCCGGAATCTTCTTCATCTCTTTGATACCACCAAGGTTTTTCTCTAATTTTTCCCACTCTTTTTTCAGTGCGATAACTTCTTTTTTCGGTAATACTTCGAAAGTACCATCTGTTGCCATTGTCTCGATCTCTTTTAATCTTGCGATACGGCTCTGGATAGTTCTGAAGTTGGTCAGCATACCACCTAACCATCTCTCATTTACATAGAACATTCCACAACGCTCTGCCTCAGTTTTGATTGCATCCTGAGCCTGCTTCTTTGTTCCTACGAAAAGGATTGTGCCACCTGCTGCTGCGATATC
This window encodes:
- a CDS encoding GNAT family N-acetyltransferase; protein product: MYEIRKIHSNEVMEALALALEVFLQFEAPDYKPEGIETFKRDIVENDEFISKCQQGICPIYAAFDKGKMIGIIGMYSNRKHINLAFTKKEYHRQGVATSIFQYLLADILKDAPKLHEITLNSSPYGKPFYLHIGFKPQSDEQEIDGIRFTPMKYTI
- a CDS encoding group II intron maturase-specific domain-containing protein is translated as MQNAIHPQHSQRSLSIFKQQVNSSLRGWVNFFTQYPTQSVPKIARYFVRFYSSS
- the tsf gene encoding translation elongation factor Ts produces the protein MAITAAMVKELREMTGAGMMDCKKALNETNGNMDEAVEFLRKNGQAKAEKKASRIAAEGLCTVVVKDDTTAAVVEVNSETDFVAKNETFQSFVKAVAAQAVNSDAKDMDAFMAEAWNEDASKTVNDALVEKVAVIGENLKIRRFEKVVAEHGCVVSYVHGGGRIGVIVDADTDVVNDAVKEAMVNIAMQIAALNPKYVSRDEVSADYIAHEKEILLAQIMNDPKESQKPEKVINGMIEGRISKELKEVCLVDQVYVKAEDGKQTVAKYLDEVSKAVGCTVKVKRFVRFETGEGLEKKQEDFAAEVAAQMGN
- the rpsB gene encoding 30S ribosomal protein S2, yielding MSVISMKQLLEAGVHFGHQTRRWNPKMAPYIYTERNGIYIIDLQKSVGKVDEAYKAVSDIAAAGGTILFVGTKKQAQDAIKTEAERCGMFYVNERWLGGMLTNFRTIQSRIARLKEIETMATDGTFEVLPKKEVIALKKEWEKLEKNLGGIKEMKKIPDAIFVVDPKKERICIQEAHTLGIKLIGIADTNCDPEELDYVIPGNDDAIRAVKLIVSKMADAVIEANQGAEMTAEEAESAAADEAVEEA